The window CTTATTTGAATAATCAACATATAAAGTTTTTTCTTCTGAAAATTCTTCAATGCCGCCCCATCCTGCTTCTCTAGTACCATTGCCTGTATCCTTCACACCGCCAAATGGCAAATGCACCTCGGAACCAATTGTGGAAGAGTTTACATAAGTCAAACCCGCCTCTATTTTTTCCATTGCTTTAAACGCATTTCTAATATCATTAGTATAAATTGAAGAGCTCAAACCATAATCAACGCTATTGGCAAATTCAATTGCCTGATCTATATTTTTTGCTTCTAAAATAGAAACAACCGGACCGAATATTTCTTCTTTTGCAATTCTCATTGTCGGCGTTACATTCGTAAATAATGTAGGAGTATAGAAATTACCAAGCATCTTAACAATTTTTCCGCCGCATAATAATTTTGCGCCTTCTTCTTTTCCTATTACTGTATACTTTTGAGTCTTCTCAACCGCGCTTTTATTAATTAAAGGACCAACATCAGTTGTACTTTTTAAACCATGCCCGAGCCTTAAACCTTTAATTTTTTTTAATAATGCAATTTCTAACTTTTTCTTTATTTTTGAATGTACTATCACTCTTGAAGCAGCCGTGCATCTTTGACCAGTAGTGCCAAAACCTCCCCAAATAATACCATCAACTGCAAGATCCAAATTTGCATCATCCATTACAATAATAGCATTTTTACCCCCTAATTCTAAACCCACTTTTTTTAATCCGGCATTTTGCATTACATATTCTCCAACTTTTTTTGAGCCTGTAAACGAAATTGCGCGAATCTTTTTATTTTTAATAATTTCAGACCCCACCTCTGCACCGCTGCCAGTGATAAGATTAACCGCTCCTTTTGGTACGCCTGCCTTCTCTAAAATTTCAACCAGTTTAATAGCGCATAAAGGCGTGTCAGTTGCAGGTTTAAAGACAACACTATTGCCGCAAATTAATGCGGGCGCTAATTTCCATGCCGGAATTGCAATTGGAAAATTCCAAGGGGTAATTAATCCAACAATGCCAATTGGTCTCCGAATCGTCATACAAAATTTATCTCTAAGTTCAGAAGGTGTTGTATGCCCAAATAAACGCCGACCTTCCCCCGCCATATATTCAAATACATCAATGGCTTCCTGTACATCACCTCGGGCTTCTGGCAAGACTTTGCCCATTTCAAGAGTTAATAATCGAGATAATCTCTCTTTATTTTTTATAAGTAAATCGCGAACATTAAACAAAACTTTGGCGCGGTATGGCGCAGGCACATCGGACCATGGCTCATATGCTTTCCCGGCAGCTTCAACAGCAGTTTTAACATCTTCTTTTGTGCTCTTTTGAAAATAACCCAGAATGTGTAAAGGTCTTGCAGGATCAATGCTCTTGAAAATTTCTTTAGAATCAGAACTGACCCATTTACCACCAATATAATTGCGATAAGTTAGCATACATCACCTCTTTCTGATAATAGACATCTCCATTAAACATTGGCATTCTAGTTATATAAAGGTTATCTTTTAAGATTATCTAACAGCCATATCATCAAAGCCTTTTGCACATGGAGCCTATTCTCTGCTTGATCAATCACAACAGACTGCTTACCATCAATAACCTCAGCAGTAACTTCCATGCCGCGTTGCGCAGGCAAACAATGCATGAATATTGCATCTTTCTTTGCCTTAGACATCATAGAATATGTAACTTGATAATGTCTTAATATTTTCATCCTTAACTTTTTCTGATGTTTCGGAATATGATAACTCATCCAAGAATCAGTATACACAATGTCTGCGCCTTTAAAAGCATCAGATATGTTATGAACAACTTTAACTTGAGTTTCTTTAATAACCTCTGGGTTCGGCATAAACTTCTTATTTTTCGGACAAC is drawn from Candidatus Woesearchaeota archaeon and contains these coding sequences:
- a CDS encoding aldehyde dehydrogenase family protein, whose protein sequence is MLTYRNYIGGKWVSSDSKEIFKSIDPARPLHILGYFQKSTKEDVKTAVEAAGKAYEPWSDVPAPYRAKVLFNVRDLLIKNKERLSRLLTLEMGKVLPEARGDVQEAIDVFEYMAGEGRRLFGHTTPSELRDKFCMTIRRPIGIVGLITPWNFPIAIPAWKLAPALICGNSVVFKPATDTPLCAIKLVEILEKAGVPKGAVNLITGSGAEVGSEIIKNKKIRAISFTGSKKVGEYVMQNAGLKKVGLELGGKNAIIVMDDANLDLAVDGIIWGGFGTTGQRCTAASRVIVHSKIKKKLEIALLKKIKGLRLGHGLKSTTDVGPLINKSAVEKTQKYTVIGKEEGAKLLCGGKIVKMLGNFYTPTLFTNVTPTMRIAKEEIFGPVVSILEAKNIDQAIEFANSVDYGLSSSIYTNDIRNAFKAMEKIEAGLTYVNSSTIGSEVHLPFGGVKDTGNGTREAGWGGIEEFSEEKTLYVDYSNKLQKAQIDVVKFKK